In Helianthus annuus cultivar XRQ/B chromosome 8, HanXRQr2.0-SUNRISE, whole genome shotgun sequence, a single genomic region encodes these proteins:
- the LOC110869411 gene encoding TMV resistance protein N-like, which yields MLVQKSLIKVDSYGRFEMHDLIEEMAHYIVRGEHSKSPEKHSRIWKEEDIAYLYDMGADAPPMETEVLANFHRTIDHPGLSDVVSSMKKLRWIRLYDYPASSFPSNFKPKELGYLELMGSQQKELWHGLKEIDPSIGYHKRLVYVDMGYCKKLKRFPPIKEMKKLETLDLSYCIQLQQFPDIKSNMDSLVTLDLSLTDIEIIPTSVGRFCTNLVSFILYGCQKLKRIEGSFLLLKSLKDLNLHGCLGLQSFHHGRPMMSRKLPQFPRSLMKLDLSGCNLGDGDIPSNIFELLNLQLLYLSRNKFSRLPSGLSQMSCLKLLKLSKCVNLVELPDLPSSIAILYANCCDSLESVEDLSNYKWLWKVSLWEGVNNRVLLSMLEKYIIVIKQEMSTDQSEKFDKDCREPDKDCREPHNYKRTHNIGLNVELVRSKSKIGVRPPNPRSHSVNATNMCAEST from the exons atgTTGGTTCAAAAGTCTCTCATAAAAGTTGATTCATATGGAAGATTTGAGATGCATGACTTGATAGAAGAAATGGCTCACTACATTGTTAGAGGGGAACACTCTAAAAGTCCGGAAAAGCATAGCAGGATTTGGAAGGAGGAAGACATAGCATACCTCTATGATATGGGGGCAGATGCACCGCCAATG GAAACTGAAGTATTAGCTAATTTCCATAGGACTATTGATCATCCGGGTCTATCTGATGTTGTTTCAAGCATGAAGAAACTTCGGTGGATTCGTTTGTATGACTATCCAGCATCTTCATTCCCATCAAATTTTAAGCCAAAAGAGCTTGGTTATCTAGAGTTGATGGGGAGTCAACAAAAAGAACTCTGGCATGG TTTAAAAGAGATTGATCCATCAATTGGATATCACAAAAGGCTTGTTTACGTGGACATGGGATATTGTAAAAAACTTAAAAGGTTTCCACCCATCAAAGAGATGAAGAAATTGGAGACTCTTGATCTCAGTTATTGCATACAACTTCAACAGTTTCCGGATATCAAGTCGAACATGGATAGCTTGGTAACCCTTGATTTGAGTTTGACTGATATAGAAATAATCCCAACGTCAGTTGGACGATTTTGTACGAACcttgtttcttttattttatatggTTGTCAAAAACTGAAAAGGATAGAGGGCAGCTTTCTTCTCTTAAAAAGTTTGAAAGACCTGAATCTCCATGGTTGTTTGGGTTTACAATCTTTTCATCATGGCCGGCCGATGATGAGCCGGAAGCTACCTCAATTTCCACGTTCTTTAATGAAGCTGGATCTTAGCGGGTGCAATTTGGGAGATGGAGACATCCCATCTAATATTTTTGAGTTATTAAACCTACAACTTCTATACCTAAGTCGTAATAAGTTTTCAAGATTACCTTCAGGCCTCTCTCAGATGTCGTGTCTCAAGCTCCTCAAATTGTCCAAGTGTGTGAACCTTGTAGAATTGCCGGACCTCCCATCAAGCATAGCTATTCTCTATGCAAATTGTTGTGACTCGCTTGAAAGTGTGGAAGATTTATCAAATTATAAATGGTTGTGGAAAGTCTCACTTTGGGAGGGAGTGAATAACAGGGTACTACTTTCTATGCTTGAG AAGTATATCATAGTTATTAAGCAGGAGATGTCCACGGATCAATCTGAGAAGTTTGATAAAGATTGTAGGGAACCAGATAAAGATTGTAGGGAACCACATAACTACAAAAGG aCTCATAACATTGGTCTTAATGTGGAACTTGTTCGTAGTAAAAGTAAAATAggtgtaaggcctcctaatccaagatctcactcagttAATGCAACCAACatgtgtgcggaatccacctga